GCACTAATATCTGCTGATTTAAAAGCCGCAATCAACGTTCTACCTGCGGGAATACCCTGCGCCTCAAAGTATCCTTGATAAGCCATCCAAGCCAGATTGAAAGGTTCGATTCTATAGGTCGTAGCAGCAGAACTACCTGTAGTGGCGCTGGAGCGTGCAGTTTCTGCTTGTTGAGCTAGTGTGTTTGGTGCAAAACCAGCAGACAACAACAGCACGGATAAACTGCCAAAAATTACGCTTTTCATGTTTTCATCCCTAAGACTTCCTTCTATCAGGATGATTTTTTGTTATATAAACTACATCTGCTGTAAGAAAGAAGCCGCAGGAGAGATTGATTTAATTTCAAATTTTCTAGGCAATACCGGACAATACAGTATAATGCTATAGGAAAATTGAGGATATTCCTATTGCAAGGTATGTCAAACCCAAGGAAGCGACCCAAATCCTTGGAGTCAATGAACGAACCCTGCGTCGATGGGAAGAAAATGGCTCGATTGAAACCATCAGAACCCCATCAGGACAAAGACGCTACAACGTCGAGTCTTATACCACTAAAACTGGCAACAACAATAACAACCGAATTGTCGTCCTTTACGCCAGAGTTAGTAGTCGCGCCCAACAAGCAGACCTTAACCGACAAGTCGCAGCACTCAGCAACCTCTACCCGCAAGCGGAAATCATCTCGGAAATCGGAGGGGGACTTAACTTCAAGCG
This is a stretch of genomic DNA from Aerosakkonema funiforme FACHB-1375. It encodes these proteins:
- a CDS encoding IS607 family transposase, yielding MARYVKPKEATQILGVNERTLRRWEENGSIETIRTPSGQRRYNVESYTTKTGNNNNNRIVVLYARVSSRAQQADLNRQVAALSNLYPQAEIISEIGGGLNFKRKKLLSLLERILSGDVRMVVVAHKDRLARFGFDLFGWLCEQNRCELVVLNETSLSPEREIVEDILAILHCFSSRLYGLRKYKTQIEEDSDLPKS